In Plasmodium chabaudi chabaudi strain AS genome assembly, chromosome: 9, the following proteins share a genomic window:
- a CDS encoding protein phosphatase PPM8, putative: MGGLCHELRLGKKISSRKVLLCLAIFIISILVDNNNVLCQEKKPAQPARKQSLKTSRRASLRPKTAKTARKPILKKPENDEFVPIPYKDERGNDIVGISAMASASGNYIKGGNGDYVFENNYVDQNGAPLDKKEAQFHEFIKLQYMTHDQGGWFLEFAKDEDLDPTPFLRENSSHINVTQWEANDPVEDRAIVTLIDLNEIELKPMRTSYVSLRSTQEMFIEDVDTFMTDKMSKFIQFYKGKVKNGMTMPSHYTLADDADIFYKDDMYEPLSSSTSSSSNPGSSSGANGNATDVFKLKDNQFIFSSVMDGHGGPTMAELLKKWLPVYVKKNLMSKILNGKLKPRDIVSAIEDAHVELDEDILKVTLKFETNVHHYSPNGSCALSVLMDKHSYYVSNVGDSKSLLLRPNNFIVLNNIHNIAEPAEYEKMVKEHPNDKKLILARFTGALKLHPSVDRSEFPTTKKSGPLELYRTPEQNTLYLKGLLQCTRSFGDYFLKYKDRALKYTSDGKKNFQEPYTFPYITSHPEVFAVRRTKGDKYLVLATDGVTNDLSDFNIHSIFTKYNFSLKDSARLLVGAAIENHSAHSLYDKMRLTSQVDKHRRSYHDDSTIIVMKLF, encoded by the coding sequence ATGGGAGGCTTATGTCACGAATTACGATTAGGAAAAAAGATTTCATCGAGGAAGGTACTATTATGTTTGGcgatttttatcatatcaATACTAGTCGATAACAATAATGTTTTATGCCAAGAAAAGAAACCGGCACAACCAGCAAGAAAACAATCATTAAAAACATCAAGAAGAGCATCATTAAGACCAAAAACGGCAAAAACGGCAAGAAAACCTATTTTAAAGAAACCAGAAAACGATGAATTTGTCCCTATTCCATATAAAGATGAGCGTGGTAATGATATAGTGGGAATTAGTGCTATGGCCAGTGCTAGtggaaattatataaaaggtGGTAATGGTGATTATGTTTTCGAAAACAATTATGTTGATCAGAATGGGGCCCCGCTCGATAAAAAAGAAGCTCAATTTCATGAATTCATTAAATTACAATATATGACACATGACCAAGGGGGTTGGTTTTTGGAATTTGCGAAAGACGAAGATCTAGATCCTACCCCATTTCTCCGTGAAAACTCTTCACACATTAATGTGACTCAATGGGAAGCTAACGATCCTGTAGAAGATAGGGCCATTGTAACTCTTATAGATTTGAATGAAATAGAATTAAAACCTATGAGAACTTCATACGTATCTTTGAGATCAACTCAGGAAATGTTTATAGAGGATGTTGATACTTTTATGACAGACAAAATGAGTaaatttatacaattttataagggaaaagtaaaaaatggTATGACCATGCCTAGCCATTATACTCTTGCTGATGATgctgatattttttataaagatGATATGTATGAACCATTGTCAAGTAGTACTTCTTCAAGTTCTAATCCAGGCTCTAGTAGTGGTGCAAATGGAAATGCCACAGATGTATTTAAACTTAAAGATAatcaatttatattttcatctgTTATGGATGGACATGGTGGTCCAACGATGGctgaattattaaaaaaatggttaCCTGTTTacgttaaaaaaaatttaatgagtaaaatattaaacgGCAAATTAAAACCCCGTGATATTGTATCAGCTATAGAAGATGCACATGTAGAACTCGATGAGGATATTCTAAAAGTAActttaaaatttgaaacTAACGTTCATCATTATAGCCCAAATGGATCATGCGCATTAAGTGTTTTAATGGATAAACATAGTTACTATGTAAGTAATGTTGGTGATTCAAAATCTCTTCTATTAAGgccaaataattttattgtaCTAAATAACATTCATAATATTGCTGAACCTGcggaatatgaaaaaatggtGAAAGAGCATCCTAATGATAAGAAGTTAATTTTAGCTCGATTTACCGGTGCTTTGAAACTTCATCCTAGCGTAGATAGATCCGAATTCCCCACTACTAAAAAATCTGGTCCATTAGAATTATATAGAACACCAGAACAAAATACCTTATATCTAAAAGGTTTATTACAATGTACAAGATCATTTGGTGATTAtttcttaaaatataaggATCGTGCTTTGAAATATACGTCggatggaaaaaaaaacttccAAGAACCATATACATTTCCTTATATAACTAGTCATCCAGAAGTTTTTGCAGTTAGAAGAACGAAGGGTGATAAATATCTAGTCCTAGCAACCGATGGTGTCACAAATGATTTAAGTGACTTTAACATACATTCCATTTTtactaaatataatttttctcttAAGGATTCTGCAAGACTTTTAGTTGGTGCTGCTATCGAAAACCATTCCGCTCATTCATTATATGACAAAATGCGCCTTACTAGTCAAGTAGATAAACATAGAAGAAGTTATCATGATGATTCAACTATAATAGTTATGAAACTATTTTAA